One genomic region from Curtobacterium sp. 9128 encodes:
- a CDS encoding GNAT family N-acetyltransferase — translation MPDTADITIADLATPADAEAFRVLNEAWITRFFALEDEDRKYLGDPVGRIVEPGGAVLVARLADGTVVGCIGIAPVTPGVFELVKMAVAPDHQGHGTGRRLIETAIDRARSLGASRVVLESNADLASAVHLYETTGFRHLGADEHEPSPYTRANVHMALDLD, via the coding sequence ATGCCCGACACCGCCGACATCACCATCGCCGACCTCGCCACCCCCGCGGACGCCGAGGCGTTCCGTGTCCTCAACGAAGCGTGGATCACCCGCTTCTTCGCGCTCGAGGACGAGGACCGCAAGTACCTCGGTGACCCCGTGGGACGCATCGTCGAACCCGGCGGTGCCGTGCTCGTCGCACGGCTGGCGGACGGCACCGTCGTCGGCTGCATCGGGATCGCGCCGGTGACCCCCGGGGTGTTCGAACTCGTCAAGATGGCGGTCGCTCCGGACCACCAGGGGCACGGCACCGGTCGACGACTCATCGAGACCGCCATCGACCGCGCCCGGTCGCTCGGCGCGTCGCGCGTGGTGCTCGAGAGCAACGCCGACCTCGCCAGCGCCGTGCACCTCTACGAGACCACCGGGTTCCGGCACCTCGGCGCGGACGAACACGAACCGAGCCCGTACACGCGCGCGAACGTCCACATGGCGCTCGACCTGGACTGA
- the gcvH gene encoding glycine cleavage system protein GcvH: protein MTDQSALQYTKDHEWLLVEGDVVTVGITDHAAEQLGDVVYVELPAVGTATTAGEQLGEIESTKSVGELFAPIEGEVVEVNDAVVDAPDTVNQDPFGAGWLVKIKVEGTDFPEDLMDHDTYRASIA from the coding sequence ATGACCGACCAGAGCGCACTGCAGTACACCAAGGACCACGAGTGGCTGCTCGTCGAGGGTGACGTCGTCACCGTCGGCATCACCGACCACGCCGCCGAACAGCTCGGTGACGTCGTGTACGTCGAGCTGCCGGCCGTCGGCACCGCCACCACCGCCGGTGAGCAGCTCGGCGAGATCGAGTCGACCAAGAGCGTCGGCGAGCTCTTCGCGCCGATCGAGGGCGAGGTCGTCGAGGTCAACGACGCCGTCGTCGACGCGCCCGACACCGTGAACCAGGACCCGTTCGGTGCCGGCTGGCTCGTGAAGATCAAGGTCGAGGGCACGGACTTCCCCGAGGACCTCATGGACCACGACACGTACCGGGCGTCCATCGCATGA
- a CDS encoding BlaI/MecI/CopY family transcriptional regulator produces MAGQRQRPRGQLEQAVLDALWSADDSGLTARQVLDAFPEPRPALTTVLTVLDRLGRKGTVERQQHTEAPLTFRATHSREEQTASLMSTALAAASDREAALLQFTGSLASDDLDVIRRALDARARS; encoded by the coding sequence GTGGCAGGACAGAGACAGCGCCCCCGCGGGCAGCTCGAGCAGGCGGTGCTCGACGCGCTCTGGTCCGCCGACGACTCGGGCCTCACCGCACGACAGGTGCTCGACGCCTTCCCGGAGCCCCGACCGGCGCTGACGACCGTCCTCACCGTGCTCGACCGGCTCGGCCGCAAGGGCACGGTCGAGCGGCAGCAGCACACCGAGGCACCCCTGACCTTCCGCGCCACCCACAGCCGGGAAGAGCAGACCGCGTCGCTCATGTCGACCGCGCTCGCAGCGGCGTCCGACCGCGAAGCGGCGCTGCTGCAGTTCACCGGCTCGCTCGCCTCCGACGACCTCGACGTCATCCGCCGGGCACTCGACGCCCGCGCCCGATCCTGA
- a CDS encoding GNAT family N-acetyltransferase codes for MRIHERTDAHLDTLVEVLWRVHADGYPATWPDDPRAWLSPEGLLAAWVAVDEGRVVGHVGIAVAGPGRMPSVTRLFVDPEHRCRGLADDLLAAAEHGAPGTHVRLDVTEETPGAWRLYERRGWHLTGTGPADWSKPSGETPMLRYYAKRVG; via the coding sequence ATGCGGATCCACGAACGCACCGACGCCCACCTCGACACGTTGGTCGAGGTGCTCTGGCGCGTGCACGCCGACGGGTACCCGGCGACCTGGCCGGACGACCCACGCGCCTGGCTCTCCCCGGAGGGGCTCCTCGCCGCCTGGGTCGCCGTCGACGAGGGACGGGTCGTCGGGCACGTCGGCATCGCCGTCGCCGGACCAGGTCGCATGCCGTCGGTCACGCGGCTCTTCGTCGACCCGGAGCACCGCTGCCGAGGACTCGCGGACGACCTGCTCGCTGCGGCGGAACACGGCGCACCCGGCACCCACGTGCGACTCGACGTCACCGAGGAGACACCCGGGGCGTGGCGACTGTACGAGCGACGCGGATGGCACCTCACGGGCACCGGGCCGGCCGACTGGTCGAAGCCCTCCGGCGAGACGCCGATGCTCCGCTACTACGCCAAGCGCGTCGGCTGA
- a CDS encoding amidase family protein, with protein MTTRRTTQRATQRATQRATQRATQRTTQRTTQRATHTTKRAAAGAALIALVGTVLAATPALTAQAADPTVDASPAAMLAPYYTSLDLTGDDQVTTEDLTVLTKSLGTTSTDTSWSAVAKADTDGDGTITVADVAALSQRMIYDDGPFQLVEASTLDMQAAMNAGVTTSVAITQDYLDRIAAYDRTTVQAGGRPLNSIITTNKEALAAAKTADTERAEHGMTSMLLGVPIALKDNYDTKDMPTTGGCGCWDDNQTDTDAAMVTGLRSAGAVILAKASLDEFAYGFVSEFSSNQPAGSSLLVASPYVTTQTAGGSSGGTGAAIAANLAGIGFGTDTGGSIRIPSSYNQLVGIRPTVGLTSRDGIIPLALSQDTGGPIARSVTDAAVALDAVTGVDAADPVTSGQTGKVPTSYTAALDPEALQGARIGYVTSMVGTNATTLRLFNESVAKLAAAGATVVPISSTADFAKVLNEGSGSTNEFKHDLDEYVQKHLDPDVTARSISGILASGEYVPSRKSTYEARDKITDAQYQAWAGPSGTHTTQLATGKQVVTSMMDTQDLDALVYPSGTPYGTQSTNMRLSPNTGMPAVTVPMGQATAADNTVTGGGVNLEFLGRSYDESTVIGLGYAFEQATHARTTPAAYGPLG; from the coding sequence ATGACCACCCGGCGCACCACCCAGCGCGCCACCCAGCGCGCCACCCAGCGCGCCACCCAGCGCGCCACCCAGCGCACCACCCAGCGCACCACCCAGCGCGCGACGCACACCACCAAGCGAGCTGCCGCCGGCGCTGCCCTCATCGCCCTCGTCGGCACCGTCCTCGCCGCGACACCGGCGCTGACGGCGCAGGCGGCCGACCCCACCGTCGACGCGAGCCCTGCCGCGATGCTCGCGCCGTACTACACGTCCCTCGACCTGACCGGCGACGACCAGGTCACGACCGAGGACCTGACCGTCCTGACGAAGTCCCTCGGGACGACGAGCACCGACACCAGCTGGTCCGCCGTCGCGAAGGCGGACACCGACGGCGACGGCACCATCACGGTCGCCGACGTCGCCGCGCTGTCCCAGCGCATGATCTACGACGACGGCCCGTTCCAGCTCGTCGAGGCCTCGACCCTCGACATGCAGGCCGCGATGAACGCGGGCGTGACGACCTCGGTCGCGATCACGCAGGACTACCTCGACCGCATCGCCGCCTACGACCGCACGACCGTGCAGGCCGGCGGACGTCCGCTGAACTCGATCATCACCACGAACAAGGAAGCACTCGCGGCCGCGAAGACCGCCGACACCGAGCGGGCCGAGCACGGGATGACGAGCATGCTCCTCGGCGTGCCGATCGCGCTGAAGGACAACTACGACACGAAGGACATGCCGACCACCGGTGGCTGCGGCTGCTGGGACGACAACCAGACCGACACCGACGCCGCGATGGTCACCGGCCTCCGCAGCGCCGGTGCCGTGATCCTGGCGAAGGCGAGCCTCGACGAGTTCGCGTACGGCTTCGTGTCGGAGTTCTCCTCGAACCAGCCGGCGGGATCCTCGCTCCTCGTCGCGAGCCCCTACGTCACGACGCAGACAGCAGGCGGGTCCAGCGGTGGAACCGGTGCTGCGATCGCCGCGAACCTGGCGGGCATCGGCTTCGGCACCGACACCGGTGGGTCGATCCGCATCCCGTCCTCGTACAACCAGCTCGTCGGCATCCGCCCGACGGTGGGGCTGACGAGCCGAGACGGCATCATCCCGCTCGCGCTGTCGCAGGACACCGGTGGGCCCATCGCCCGCTCGGTGACCGACGCCGCGGTGGCACTCGACGCCGTCACCGGGGTCGATGCAGCCGATCCGGTGACGAGCGGCCAAACGGGCAAGGTCCCGACGTCCTACACCGCCGCGCTCGACCCGGAGGCGCTCCAGGGCGCGCGGATCGGCTACGTCACGTCGATGGTCGGCACGAACGCCACGACGCTGCGTCTGTTCAACGAGTCCGTCGCGAAGCTCGCCGCCGCCGGGGCGACGGTCGTGCCGATCAGCAGCACCGCGGACTTCGCGAAGGTGCTGAACGAGGGCAGCGGATCGACGAACGAGTTCAAGCACGACCTCGACGAGTACGTCCAGAAGCACCTCGACCCGGACGTCACCGCCCGGAGCATCTCGGGCATCCTCGCATCGGGTGAGTACGTGCCGAGCCGGAAGTCCACGTACGAGGCACGCGACAAGATCACGGACGCCCAGTACCAGGCGTGGGCCGGTCCGAGCGGGACGCACACGACGCAGCTCGCCACCGGCAAGCAGGTCGTCACGTCGATGATGGACACGCAGGACCTCGACGCGCTCGTCTACCCGTCGGGCACGCCGTACGGCACGCAGTCGACGAACATGCGCCTCAGCCCGAACACCGGCATGCCGGCCGTGACGGTCCCGATGGGACAGGCCACCGCGGCCGACAACACGGTCACCGGCGGCGGCGTGAACCTGGAGTTCCTGGGCCGCTCGTACGACGAGAGCACCGTGATCGGGCTCGGCTACGCCTTCGAGCAGGCGACGCACGCGCGCACCACGCCGGCCGCGTACGGCCCGCTCGGGTAG
- the gcvT gene encoding glycine cleavage system aminomethyltransferase GcvT, with product MSDPSSSPSPSPSPSPSPSLRSSPLEAAHEAAGATFTDFAGYRMPVRYSSDLAEHHAVRQAAGVFDLSHMAEIGVSGPDAVAFLDHALAGAFGAMTVGRAKYSLLLEDAGGILDDLVVYRTDDDTYLVVANAANREVAVSALRSRVDGFDVVVSDDSDTTALVAIQGPAAAGTLDALVVEDRLQPESPLDELRYYRALHATFDGSSVLVARTGYTGEDGFEIYSDPEVAPAIWDALLDAGSSRGVVPAGLAARDTLRLEAGMPLYGHELTVSTRPAQAGLGRVVAPSGDFVGAAGVAPAEDAPVLVGLVMEGRRAARAGYPVLHDGDVVGTVTSGALSPTLGHPVAMAFVAPSAAAEGQVLHIDVRGTAIPATVTPFPFYRRPAKG from the coding sequence ATGTCAGATCCTTCTTCGTCGCCGTCGCCGTCGCCGTCGCCGTCGCCGTCGCCGTCGTTGCGCTCGTCGCCGCTGGAGGCCGCGCACGAAGCGGCCGGCGCGACCTTCACCGACTTCGCCGGGTACCGCATGCCCGTGCGCTACTCGTCCGACCTCGCCGAGCACCACGCCGTGCGCCAGGCCGCCGGCGTCTTCGACCTCTCGCACATGGCGGAGATCGGTGTCTCGGGGCCCGACGCCGTGGCGTTCCTCGACCACGCGCTCGCCGGCGCGTTCGGTGCGATGACCGTCGGCCGGGCGAAGTACTCGCTCCTGCTCGAGGACGCCGGCGGCATCCTCGACGACCTCGTCGTGTACCGGACCGACGACGACACCTACCTGGTCGTCGCGAACGCCGCGAACCGCGAGGTCGCCGTGTCCGCGCTGCGATCGCGGGTCGACGGGTTCGACGTCGTCGTCTCGGACGACTCCGACACCACAGCGCTCGTCGCGATCCAGGGGCCGGCTGCCGCGGGGACCCTCGACGCGCTGGTCGTCGAGGACCGGCTGCAGCCCGAGTCCCCGCTCGACGAGCTCCGCTACTACCGGGCACTGCACGCGACCTTCGACGGGTCGTCGGTCCTCGTTGCCCGCACCGGCTACACCGGCGAGGACGGCTTCGAGATCTACAGCGACCCCGAGGTCGCCCCGGCGATCTGGGACGCACTGCTCGACGCGGGGTCCTCGCGCGGTGTCGTCCCCGCTGGACTCGCGGCTCGGGACACCCTGCGGCTCGAGGCCGGCATGCCGCTCTACGGCCACGAGCTCACCGTGTCGACCCGTCCGGCGCAGGCCGGGCTCGGTCGGGTCGTCGCTCCGTCAGGAGACTTCGTCGGTGCTGCCGGCGTCGCGCCGGCCGAGGACGCGCCCGTGCTCGTCGGGCTCGTGATGGAGGGACGCCGAGCCGCTCGTGCCGGCTACCCGGTGCTGCACGACGGGGACGTCGTCGGCACGGTGACCTCCGGCGCGCTCTCCCCGACGCTCGGCCACCCGGTCGCGATGGCCTTCGTCGCCCCGTCCGCCGCCGCCGAGGGACAAGTCCTCCACATCGACGTCCGCGGCACCGCCATCCCCGCGACCGTCACCCCGTTCCCCTTCTACCGCCGCCCCGCGAAAGGCTGA
- a CDS encoding isocitrate lyase/phosphoenolpyruvate mutase family protein: MSTSTADKASTLKTLHEAPEILRVVNVWDAISAKTVAALPDTHAIATAGHSIAASYGYDDGGMPLDLALQGARIVAEAVDLPVTADLDDGYEDPAETIRRAIGFGVVGANVEDRLRPFDEAVARVAAITKAAEDEGVAFQLNARTDAIARGGDRPLDESIADAIARGKAFLDAGAPLVFVPGAIQRDVVERLVEGLGRGKLSVIGLPGALPAAEYEALGVARISYGPLTQRVALRALRDLATDLYGGGVVPEDTPALN, from the coding sequence ATGAGCACGAGTACCGCCGACAAGGCGTCGACCCTCAAGACCCTGCACGAAGCCCCCGAGATCCTCCGCGTCGTGAACGTGTGGGACGCGATCAGCGCGAAGACCGTCGCGGCACTGCCGGACACCCACGCGATCGCGACCGCCGGGCACTCGATCGCCGCGTCGTACGGCTACGACGACGGCGGGATGCCCCTCGACCTCGCGCTCCAGGGCGCCCGGATCGTCGCCGAGGCCGTCGACCTGCCCGTGACGGCCGACCTCGACGACGGGTACGAGGACCCCGCCGAGACCATCCGTCGCGCGATCGGCTTCGGCGTCGTCGGCGCGAACGTCGAGGACCGCCTCCGTCCCTTCGACGAGGCCGTCGCCCGCGTCGCCGCGATCACGAAGGCCGCGGAGGACGAGGGTGTGGCGTTCCAGCTCAACGCACGGACCGATGCGATCGCCCGCGGCGGCGACCGCCCGCTCGACGAGAGCATCGCCGACGCCATCGCCCGCGGCAAGGCGTTCCTCGACGCCGGCGCACCGCTCGTGTTCGTCCCGGGTGCGATCCAGCGCGACGTCGTGGAGCGGCTCGTCGAGGGGCTCGGCCGTGGGAAGCTCAGCGTCATCGGGCTCCCCGGTGCCCTGCCCGCGGCGGAGTACGAGGCCCTCGGCGTCGCCCGGATCTCCTACGGTCCGCTGACGCAGCGCGTCGCCCTCCGGGCGCTCCGCGACCTGGCGACCGACCTGTACGGCGGGGGCGTCGTGCCGGAGGACACCCCGGCCCTGAACTGA
- a CDS encoding aminotransferase class I/II-fold pyridoxal phosphate-dependent enzyme, whose protein sequence is MASDEEDPVGTIRGVRTSIKWTRYAPDVLPLFVAEMDHEVAPEIRQALVERVQQSDLGYLDGPGPLAPAFASFARERWGWEVDPARVYLATDVSVGIVETLRLALPDGGRVAITPPVYPPFFELVEEARCQVEEVPLAEQWGVYRLDLEGLERAFASGVRVFLLCNPHNPIGLVHDRADLLALAELAARYDVLVISDEIHAPLTHPGVQFTPFASIASSVGARSVCVTSASKGWNLAGVKCSVIVAGDDRTAALLDTLWEEVACRTSILGLHANLAAFSLAVGWLDDVIDRIVANDRLLAKLLAEHLPGVVYSRPRAGYLAWLDFRGIGLGDDPAVQLREHAFVALNSGVPFGSEGRGFARINLACSPDTLREAVLRIAAAYPSSAQEAVVWHVA, encoded by the coding sequence ATGGCGAGCGACGAGGAGGACCCGGTCGGCACGATCCGCGGGGTCCGCACGAGCATCAAGTGGACGCGGTACGCGCCGGACGTGTTGCCCCTGTTCGTCGCCGAGATGGACCACGAGGTCGCGCCGGAGATCCGGCAGGCGCTCGTCGAACGGGTGCAGCAGTCCGACCTCGGCTACCTCGACGGCCCCGGGCCGCTGGCGCCGGCGTTCGCGTCCTTCGCGCGTGAGCGCTGGGGCTGGGAGGTCGACCCAGCCCGCGTGTACCTGGCCACCGACGTCAGCGTCGGGATCGTCGAGACGCTGCGGCTGGCGCTGCCGGACGGTGGTCGCGTCGCGATCACCCCGCCGGTGTACCCGCCGTTCTTCGAACTCGTCGAAGAGGCCCGATGTCAGGTGGAAGAGGTCCCGCTCGCCGAGCAGTGGGGCGTCTACCGGCTCGACCTCGAGGGGCTCGAGCGTGCCTTCGCATCCGGGGTCCGGGTGTTCCTGCTCTGCAACCCGCACAACCCCATCGGGCTCGTGCACGACCGTGCCGACCTGCTCGCGCTGGCAGAGCTGGCCGCACGGTACGACGTCCTCGTGATCTCGGACGAGATCCACGCGCCGCTGACCCACCCGGGCGTGCAGTTCACGCCGTTCGCCTCGATCGCGTCGTCCGTCGGAGCGCGCAGCGTCTGTGTCACGTCCGCGAGCAAGGGCTGGAACCTCGCCGGGGTGAAGTGCTCCGTCATCGTCGCCGGGGACGACCGGACCGCAGCGCTCCTCGACACCCTGTGGGAAGAGGTGGCGTGCCGGACGAGCATCCTCGGGCTGCACGCGAACCTCGCGGCGTTCTCGCTCGCGGTGGGGTGGCTCGACGACGTCATCGACCGGATCGTCGCGAACGACCGCTTGCTCGCGAAGCTCCTCGCCGAGCACCTGCCGGGGGTCGTGTACTCCCGGCCGCGCGCCGGTTACCTGGCGTGGCTCGACTTCCGGGGGATCGGCCTCGGGGACGACCCGGCCGTGCAGCTCCGCGAGCACGCCTTCGTGGCGCTGAACTCCGGCGTGCCCTTCGGGTCCGAGGGACGCGGGTTCGCGCGGATCAACCTGGCGTGCTCGCCGGACACCCTGCGCGAAGCGGTGCTGCGGATCGCGGCGGCGTACCCGTCGAGTGCGCAGGAAGCCGTGGTCTGGCACGTCGCGTGA
- a CDS encoding LysR substrate-binding domain-containing protein encodes MDHDVDLRQLRAFLAVADELHFGRAAEALHIAQPALSQQIRRTERALGVDLFARTSRSVALTPAGRALQGRARSLLAQAARDLDETVRVGRGEAGRLDVGFVVSALPLGPIERVQRFRERYPLVRVELTEGYTSQLLARIVRGELDLAIVRDPDPTDGVRTTPFRSERFVAAVPRDHRFAERAEIDGTELVDDPFVFFPAEAGTVATERNLAPVVRGAKRPTVVQEATTWATVLHLVGAGLGVTIAPASATLAAPDTVVLLPLTSDHRSELCWAVRADDDREILRNFVAAAD; translated from the coding sequence ATGGATCACGACGTCGACCTCCGGCAGCTCCGCGCGTTCCTGGCGGTCGCCGACGAACTGCACTTCGGCCGGGCCGCCGAGGCCCTCCACATCGCCCAGCCCGCGCTCTCCCAGCAGATCCGACGGACCGAACGCGCGCTCGGCGTGGACCTCTTCGCCCGGACGTCGCGGAGCGTCGCGCTCACACCGGCCGGTCGCGCCCTGCAGGGGCGTGCGCGGTCGCTCCTGGCCCAGGCAGCGCGGGACCTCGACGAGACGGTCCGCGTCGGACGAGGTGAAGCCGGGCGCCTCGACGTGGGGTTCGTGGTCTCGGCGCTGCCGCTCGGTCCGATCGAACGCGTGCAGCGGTTCCGGGAGCGCTACCCCCTGGTCCGCGTCGAACTCACTGAGGGCTACACGTCGCAGCTGCTCGCGCGCATCGTCCGTGGCGAGCTCGACCTGGCGATCGTGCGCGACCCGGACCCGACGGACGGTGTCCGGACCACGCCGTTCCGGAGCGAGCGGTTCGTCGCGGCCGTCCCGCGGGACCACCGGTTCGCCGAGCGTGCGGAGATCGACGGCACCGAGCTCGTCGACGACCCGTTCGTGTTCTTCCCCGCCGAGGCGGGCACCGTCGCCACCGAGCGGAACCTCGCCCCGGTGGTGCGGGGTGCGAAGCGTCCGACGGTCGTGCAGGAGGCGACGACCTGGGCCACGGTGCTGCACCTCGTCGGTGCCGGGCTCGGCGTCACGATCGCGCCGGCGAGTGCGACGCTCGCGGCACCGGACACCGTCGTGCTGCTGCCGCTGACGAGCGACCACCGCAGCGAGCTGTGCTGGGCGGTCCGCGCCGACGACGACCGCGAGATCCTCCGGAACTTCGTCGCAGCGGCCGACTGA
- a CDS encoding XRE family transcriptional regulator, with the protein MRTDKAAELIRFAREDIGMSQSDLARVAGVQQPTISAYESGRKLPRVESLERLLTAARMRPSIPLSVYADAIRTEATRFNLTDVRVFGSAVRGEDDEHSDIDLLVTLRPEASLFDLGGFADAVEGITGFAVDLLTDGQVVDEHFAHVREQAVPL; encoded by the coding sequence ATGCGTACCGACAAGGCAGCCGAGCTGATCCGATTCGCTCGCGAGGACATCGGGATGTCACAGTCGGACCTGGCTCGCGTCGCAGGCGTGCAGCAGCCGACGATCTCCGCATACGAGAGCGGCCGGAAGCTCCCTCGCGTCGAGTCGCTCGAACGCCTGCTGACAGCGGCTCGCATGCGCCCGAGCATCCCGCTGTCCGTGTACGCCGACGCGATCCGAACCGAGGCGACGCGCTTCAACCTCACCGACGTCCGCGTGTTCGGGTCCGCCGTGCGCGGCGAGGACGACGAGCACAGTGACATCGACCTGCTCGTGACCCTCCGCCCGGAAGCATCGCTGTTCGATCTCGGCGGATTCGCCGACGCGGTGGAGGGCATCACGGGCTTCGCCGTCGATCTCCTCACCGACGGCCAGGTCGTCGACGAACACTTCGCACACGTCCGGGAACAAGCGGTCC
- a CDS encoding M56 family metallopeptidase — MVITGIVLIVLALAVVVVAPRILTRSAWTIDRPRTALLSWSVAVLLGALGFVAGITLVVLANRPITFGASPTHGLNIGVAVLAVLAFVVAVRVRPGPEHQAVREAMRSGVAPHREIDGTLVAVVEAEHALACAVPGRSGGVLVSTGLADRLRTDELEAVVAHERAHLQQRHAAVVAVAESIERAVPWIPGARAMARSTRVLVEFAADDAAARRTGRDAVRRAVLVADETSALAVIRASRLG; from the coding sequence GTGGTGATCACCGGCATCGTGCTCATCGTGCTGGCGTTGGCCGTCGTGGTCGTCGCGCCCCGCATCCTGACCCGCTCCGCCTGGACGATCGACCGCCCCCGCACCGCGCTCCTGAGCTGGTCGGTCGCCGTCCTCCTCGGCGCACTCGGCTTCGTCGCCGGCATCACCCTCGTCGTGCTCGCGAACCGCCCGATCACGTTCGGCGCTTCTCCGACGCACGGCCTCAACATCGGGGTCGCCGTGCTGGCCGTGCTCGCCTTCGTCGTCGCCGTGCGCGTCCGGCCGGGCCCGGAGCACCAGGCCGTCCGCGAGGCGATGCGCTCAGGCGTCGCCCCGCACCGCGAGATCGACGGCACGCTGGTCGCGGTCGTCGAGGCGGAGCACGCGCTCGCCTGCGCCGTCCCCGGCCGGAGCGGCGGGGTGCTGGTCAGCACCGGTCTCGCAGACCGGTTGCGGACCGACGAACTGGAGGCAGTGGTCGCCCACGAACGCGCCCACCTGCAGCAGCGCCACGCGGCCGTCGTCGCGGTCGCCGAATCGATCGAGCGTGCGGTCCCGTGGATCCCCGGTGCGCGCGCGATGGCGCGATCGACACGCGTCCTCGTCGAGTTCGCCGCGGACGACGCGGCCGCGCGCCGTACCGGACGCGACGCGGTGCGTCGAGCCGTCCTGGTGGCGGACGAGACGAGCGCGCTCGCGGTGATCCGGGCCTCCAGGCTGGGCTGA
- a CDS encoding FBP domain-containing protein, which produces MKPLTEADIRSSFVNATPDELAQLPIPGLHEMLWDEREFLGWRDPQAARRGYIVSWIDGVAVGIVVRSAGGSLRPGIAAMCSFCHSPQPATQVRLFSAARAGESGRNGNTIGSYICEDLGCSMLIRTAPPHLNPPATIAMRGEALLQRVQNFTADIMKTA; this is translated from the coding sequence GTGAAACCACTGACCGAAGCAGACATCCGATCGTCGTTCGTCAACGCCACCCCGGACGAGCTCGCCCAGCTCCCGATCCCGGGGCTGCACGAGATGCTCTGGGACGAGCGCGAGTTCCTCGGCTGGCGCGACCCCCAGGCGGCCCGGCGCGGGTACATCGTGTCCTGGATCGACGGTGTCGCCGTCGGGATCGTGGTGCGTTCGGCCGGCGGGTCGCTCCGCCCGGGCATCGCCGCGATGTGCTCGTTCTGCCACTCGCCGCAGCCCGCCACGCAGGTCCGCCTGTTCTCGGCGGCGCGCGCCGGCGAGTCCGGCCGCAACGGCAACACCATCGGGTCCTACATCTGCGAGGACCTCGGGTGCTCGATGCTCATCCGGACCGCTCCCCCGCACCTGAACCCGCCGGCGACCATCGCCATGCGGGGCGAAGCACTCCTGCAGCGCGTGCAGAACTTCACGGCCGACATCATGAAGACGGCGTGA